The stretch of DNA GATTCACTTGGACGAAATTATCTTCAATTCcgtcataatttaattataatttttaaccgCAATTCATAATTTACTCGACAGTCTGGAAAAAGTCATACTACTCTTTGCAATGTAAATGTGTTTATCGCGACGGTGCATGTTTAGATTCACTTAATTATTAGATGAATATTTCGGCTATCGTTTTCCAACGAAATTATAACGATTATTCGATTTGATATTCGAAAATAACGCGGCACCACGCTTGCTCACCGCTGACTCTGCAACGATCTGTTTCCAAGACGTGATCGACATCGTGAAGGATCAGCCGTACGGGGCCGATTATCTGAAGGAGGAGGATCCGAAGCTCTATGTGTCGGAGAAGAGCGGCAGGGGTCCGCTGGAGGATACGTGGCTTGAGGATTATTGGGCCGATGTGGAAGTATACATCCCccttattctttatattctttttttttctgtctctttttctctcttgaaGAGTTTACACCTCTCCGCTTAAGTAGTTTTCACCGTTGATACATTAGCGATTCTCTCGCCGTCTAGGGAAAGCAACAGCCAACGCCGTCGGGAAAGTCACTAATGTGCGCGTACAAGCTATGCCGAGTAGAGTTCCGTTATTGGGGCATGCAAACGAAATTAGAAAAGTTCATACACGACGTAGGTTAGTACCGTACATGCTCACCTCTCTGCCTTATCTTGCCCTTTGGATGCCGGGCAATTGACATTAATGagattctgatattttatctCAAGTATAATCGCGTAATCGTCTCTCGATCGAGCCATTCGGTTTGGAGAAGATTACTTCCGACTAattttttggagaaaaattatCTCTGAGAAGATGTCGCATGCTCTTTTCTCCgtgatcaaaatttgaaaaagaactttggcttttctattttaaatatacacatgTTTTTCTTCATAGTGTGAATTAAGAATTTTCAATCTCTCTTTTCGTGCGCAAAATGTGTCAGAATTCGTGCACTTTGTCTGAACTATTGATACTAATTAGTGAGTGGAAACTTTTACTCTCAGCAATAAATTATGTGCGATTAAAAggtaagaaaataagaaaattgtgAATTCAAAATgaatttagaataataatctaattcggatttattttagaatattaaagagtaaaaaaattataaaaagaacatgacataaagttataaaaaaattgcacgatctctgatatattttgtatatcgaaatttatatttattcacttttcacgtttttaaataacagCAATGTTTCAATTCCAGTTTGCCGAATTTaacttgaaaatatatttaatatatttaattttaaaatcaacttTAGTTTTCATACAAAAAGCCCGGCAGCTAAAGGGTTAACTCTCTCGATCACGAatctttactttatttaaaaaatctttaagtTAAGACACTTTACAAACTGAATTATTAATCGAAAAtcaattatgaattaaattacgGTTTAAATACTCGCTGAGGAAaagttaatcaaatttattccaGATTACAGGTTGCGattttactgtttttttttcctcaatattTCTTCTGAATTCTGATATCatggatattttaatttcttctatatttcttatcttatctttgtcttttaatttttatctttacgcTGGAGGAAGAAAAATTCTCTTTCAATCTTTTTCAAAAGTCTATTTTGTTGAATTAGCACGATTTAAGACTGTGTATTTGTTTATTGATTCACTCTTACTCCCGACTGTAGCGAGCGTCGCTGCTCGCTGttggaacattttttttctccccgcGAACACAAGAGCTCGTGATCGAGAGGGTTAATTTTAACCGGCGCATCCGGTCGGCCGTGCGTGAGACGTATTAAGGTCGGTTCCAGCTCTGCGGAAGGTGATGGTGCGGGCGCACAGGCAGGCCTGGGCCTGGCAGGACGAGTGGATCGGTCTGACGATGGAAGACATCAGGGAGATCGAGCGGCAGACACAGCTTGCGCTGCAGCGGAAGATGGGCCTGAGCGATTCGACGGACGAGGAGCTCGACGGCGAGGGTCAGGAGACGGGCGCGACGGCGTCGGCGGCGACGAACGCCGCGTCGCAGAAGTCGGAGGCCGCCAAGACGCTGGCGGTCACTCTTGGCAGCATCGAGAAAAACGAGGATGCGCAGAGCCCGCCGTCCCTCAGGAAGCCGTCCGACATTCCCATCATCAACACCGCGGCTAGCTCCGAGGGCGAGATCAGCCCCGAGGACTCGCCGGTCGATCTCAACGAAATCAAGTAAGATTATTGCAACTGAGCTTACGCGTATTATCTGTAAAACGAACTTGAGTCTTTAGAACGCTCTTTGTTATCgcttcaaatatatttaggAACATGTGTTTAGAGATAAGTTATGGTCCGATAAGTCGCGGTGCAATTgcagaacaaaatatatacaatttgtgTCATCAAAGCTGCCGTCACAAacgtatgaaatatatttttttctccgttcattgatagttaaaaaaaaaaattctttattgcatataaaaggATTTATTTGATTGTGCATTTTTGCACGCCTGAAACGGTCCGTGTGGTGTTAAAACTCGATTACGCGATATCGACTGTATTGTGATATCAGGCACTAATATCGTCTTCATTGTGTGTTTTCTTAAAACGATAAGATATAATCACGAATGCCGAGCACACTTTGCTGACATTAGTAACTCGTGACTCGAACCGATTGCCACGGAGAAACGATaacaaagtaatataataacgattgttttcttttcaagatgtaaattttattcacatgGTTTTGGCGAATTTGACTAAATACGAGCTGCATTGTAGAACCGCGATCGCCGATGATAAAGCGAGCGCCAAAAAAGAGTGGAGGAAGAACGTATCCCTGCATTCGCCGAATTCCAACAAGAGCTTCGACATTCAAATCGCGAACTGGAGGATGGAGAGCATCGTGAGGGAGTCCGAGTCCGGCAGCGACGACGAGTTCTTCGACTGTCAAGGTAAGACCCGCGATGACGCATGGGCACGTGCCAGCATGCCTGTGATAATCTAGAGAAGACGTTGACGACACGTTTCGCTACAAATGAATGATAGCCAAATATTAATTCCGCGACACATTGCTTTCCATAATCGACTTTAACGAATTAACGGGCTCCGCGATGGATTCTAATAAATCTTGAacaatttcttctttctttacgTGTTCAAGTTTTATCAACGGCAGATCAGTCGGACAATTTATTACTTGAAGATACTCTGAATAATACgcgaatgtaaaatatgaataattctcttgcaagaaatttttctcgcaatcTGACGAATAGCGCTTGTTTTGTCCTTGTCAATTATGCGGAAGGAGTGTGTCCCGCGGCGATGCATAGATAACTGACGTAGTGAGGGCAGCATGTGCTGTGTTTTTTATGTGTATCctctttgttttttatgtCGCACTCCATACTGCAGCCGGGTTCATTATACCTGTTATACGCAAAGGTAGGACACGTAGAGCGTAGTAATCGAGATAAGTTGCGAGCGAAGGGAGGAGACGTCATATTTCATGTCGGATAGATCGGACTATTTGGCGCATACAAATCTTGCATCGACGTGACACGCGGCTAAAATTAGAATCGAGCATGAGAATCCGCGAAAAGGCTAACATGCCGCATGTGGCAGCATGGCTACGTAGAGTAAAGAGAATCGATTGACTTTAGCGGCAGAACTGACTCGTGTTGCACAGTTGGAGCTAgctttatatagatattacatTTAGATGAAACTTCTAATAACTTCTATATAATCTAGAGTACGAATCTTAATCGCAATTAAACTTCCATTTGTTCCATTTTCGAATTTTCTCGCAAGTTACATTATTAGAAAGGTTCTTCGTAgcattgttgaaaaattgttatttcgtAAGATCGTGTTCGCTTTGAAACGTTTTATTATAGAATGATTACTATTGATCTATATATCACTTACCGAGTCCTGTTTCGAATCGCGATTAACCGGAGAGACACATTGCATAAGCAGTGTTAACGTTTCTGATTATACAGAGGACTTTGAAGATAGCTCTTCATTAGCTAAATGGAGTTCTTTGGATCTTCTAGCAGAAGGGGAGGACATGACTGTGCAGACACCATCCGCAGCGAACGAACAAGGTGCGTTAAAACAATATCCTCGTAATGAtcaaaatattgcagaattaAGTTATTCTGtccactaatttttttttttttttttttattttaatttaaactaattTCAAGTGTGGTAGAACATTTTGCGCGAGATTCAAGCCATTGTTTTCCTTCTTCTAGTAATAGGAATGTCGTGTATTTTCAGaagatacaatattttcaccTTCATATCTGAAACGCGTCGTCAGCGAACGCAGCAGTAAGAGATTACAGATCACCACATCGGCCAGCATCGACGTGTCATGTCCAACATCCCCTCAGCATTCTCCCACGCATCAACCGTGCAAAATTACTGTTCTAATTATAGTGGTACACGGCGGCAGCGTTTTAGGTAAGACATCCTTTCTGATTCTTATAATAGATAGAAAAATTACACTGTTCGTATAAgttcgatatatatatgtattcttTTTGCTACGAAATCAGATGATGAGAATTGGATTAAGGagatcattatatatatgtacatatatcgTAGGATCAGATTGATTTTGAATTTGACGTCTCTGTGTTTTAGACGCTAATGTCGATTTAACGGCGAAAAAGTCCGATATAACGACATTCCGTGGAGCCTTTGAATCCGTTATGAGACAACATTATCCAAGTATGGTTGGGCATGTGTCTGTTAAATTTGTCGCCTGTCCTTCCGTTTGCACCGAGGGCCTTGGAATTTTGTCAAGGTAATATCTTTGACATTTAAATCTACAAATGTCATCTACAAATGTTATCCATCATCACGAGATATTGGTCTAACAATTTCACATTCCAGACtatttaattgaaacaattttattgcaacaCAAAGcaggatttttattttaataaaacattctaTATGAAAACGTTcgctaaattttattttaatttttttatttgttttagcGCTGGCAGTAATTGATTCTATCacggaaaattattttactgcaatctaataatttttattgtacagcTTGAGTCCATACAGCTTCGATGTATCGCCTTCGTGTATGGACGCTCCGCAAGTGACGCACGATACCATTCCGATTGGCGCGATTCCACTGCTGGTGAGCTCGAGTTCCGACTATCAGGACGCGGTATCGCGTGTGGTGATGAATGCCAACCAGGTGTACCACGAATTCATCAAGAGCGACGAGGGCAAAGGTTTCATCGGACAAATTTGCTTCGTGGGCGACTCGGTAGGGTCGATCCTGACCTACGACGCCCTGTGCAGGGCGACGCAGCACTCAAGGCACAGCAGCGAAAACAGCATCCTGGAGGGCAGCGGTCAGCAGAGCAATGACAACGGTGGAAACGAAGACGGCAAGCATTTGTCCGCACCGTCTCCCAGAAGAAGGTCTTCCGGCACGAGGTAATCGACTGTGACTACGCTAACGATATCGAGTTGCAAGATAATTTGTTCATCGCTACAAAAGTGTTGATTAGTTCTCGTTTATTTGGGAAGTAGAGATCGCAAAGAAGGAATGAGAGCGGATTAAATGAAactaaatatttgaaaattgtttcagttatttcttatattttatgaagctCCTTATTTTACATCAAGTTGAATTAACGTGCAATTTGCAGTGACAATCCGCATCATACCAAGCTGGACTTCGAAGTGGGTGACTTTTTCACTTTCGGCAGTCCGCTCTCACTGGTCCTGGCTTACAGAAAGATTGCTGCATCCGCTGACAGGAACAGCTTCATACCCAGACCGTTAGTCAATCAGATGTACAATCTGTTTCATCCCACGGATCCCGTGGCTGCGAGATTGGAGCCTTTGATCTCGGCGAGGTTCTCGTTAATTCCGCCGGTCAACATCGCCCGATATCAAAAGTATCCGCTCGGCAACGGCCAGCCTTATCACTTGCGTGAGTGCATTAGGATATCTCAAAATATCCAAAAACTTTGAGATTTgaccgaaaaaaaattgaaagaaatctctacacatatatacagattttttgataaactgTCCGGATCTtttgaattgtaaaattgcattttctaattgaaatgaataatttcaatattatatctatattttttctagtttaataaatttgcagcAATTACgcttaaaaatgatttacacAATTCATGCGAACTTTGTTTTCATGTAGACGCAGCTGTGATGGCAGATTGTAAATTTGATTTCAGTGGAAACTAT from Linepithema humile isolate Giens D197 chromosome 2, Lhum_UNIL_v1.0, whole genome shotgun sequence encodes:
- the rdgB gene encoding protein retinal degeneration B isoform X3; amino-acid sequence: MLIKEYRIPLPLTVEEYRIAQLYMIAKKSREESKGAGSGVEILENEPYTDGPGGSGQYTHKLYHVGSHLPGWLKSLLPKSALITKEEAWNAYPYTKTRFTCPFVEKFYVEIETYYFPDDGHQENVFNLSGSDYRNRIVDVIDIVKDQPYGADYLKEEDPKLYVSEKSGRGPLEDTWLEDYWADVEGKQQPTPSGKSLMCAYKLCRVEFRYWGMQTKLEKFIHDVALRKVMVRAHRQAWAWQDEWIGLTMEDIREIERQTQLALQRKMGLSDSTDEELDGEGQETGATASAATNAASQKSEAAKTLAVTLGSIEKNEDAQSPPSLRKPSDIPIINTAASSEGEISPEDSPVDLNEIKTAIADDKASAKKEWRKNVSLHSPNSNKSFDIQIANWRMESIVRESESGSDDEFFDCQAGFIIPVIRKEDFEDSSSLAKWSSLDLLAEGEDMTVQTPSAANEQEDTIFSPSYLKRVVSERSSKRLQITTSASIDVSCPTSPQHSPTHQPCKITVLIIVVHGGSVLDANVDLTAKKSDITTFRGAFESVMRQHYPSMVGHVSVKFVACPSVCTEGLGILSSLSPYSFDVSPSCMDAPQVTHDTIPIGAIPLLVSSSSDYQDAVSRVVMNANQVYHEFIKSDEGKGFIGQICFVGDSVGSILTYDALCRATQHSRHSSENSILEGSGQQSNDNGGNEDGKHLSAPSPRRRSSGTSDNPHHTKLDFEVGDFFTFGSPLSLVLAYRKIAASADRNSFIPRPLVNQMYNLFHPTDPVAARLEPLISARFSLIPPVNIARYQKYPLGNGQPYHLLETIQTNPQLFADGLNVPNIQLSHLRRLSDISLQSTMSGIIDNVPLQAVSALTQKWWGTKRLDYALYCPEGLANFPTNALPHLFHASYWESSDVIAFILRQLGRFDLPLLGNDEKDLSFRPGQPREKWNKKRTSVKLKNVAANHRANDVIVREGAPQILIARFMYSPIDMITLTGEKVDIHIMKDAPAGEWTYISTEVTDKNGRVIYKIPDDKALGYGLYPVKMVVRGDHTSVDFFVAVIPPRTECVVFSIDGSFAASRSVSGKDPKVWAGAVDVVRHWQELGYLIIYITARPDMQQQTVVSWLSQHNFPHGLVSFADGLSRDPLAHKAAYLNKLVKEHGMLIHQAYGSEKDISVYTAINLKPSQIFIIGKVSKKHQVLATILYDGYAAHLSMLQAHGGSRPAQGNARMVIPRGQFGLPGQNPSLRRRRLVSPLNWILNYSLTRRIELKADADQALCLIYCAQR
- the rdgB gene encoding protein retinal degeneration B isoform X2, which encodes MLIKEYRIPLPLTVEEYRIAQLYMIAKKSREESKGAGSGVEILENEPYTDGPGGSGQYTHKLYHVGSHLPGWLKSLLPKSALITKEEAWNAYPYTKTRFTCPFVEKFYVEIETYYFPDDGHQENVFNLSGSDYRNRIVDVIDIVKDQPYGADYLKEEDPKLYVSEKSGRGPLEDTWLEDYWADVEGKQQPTPSGKSLMCAYKLCRVEFRYWGMQTKLEKFIHDVALRKVMVRAHRQAWAWQDEWIGLTMEDIREIERQTQLALQRKMGLSDSTDEELDGEGQETGATASAATNAASQKSEAAKTLAVTLGSIEKNEDAQSPPSLRKPSDIPIINTAASSEGEISPEDSPVDLNEIKTAIADDKASAKKEWRKNVSLHSPNSNKSFDIQIANWRMESIVRESESGSDDEFFDCQEDFEDSSSLAKWSSLDLLAEGEDMTVQTPSAANEQEDTIFSPSYLKRVVSERSSKRLQITTSASIDVSCPTSPQHSPTHQPCKITVLIIVVHGGSVLDANVDLTAKKSDITTFRGAFESVMRQHYPSMVGHVSVKFVACPSVCTEGLGILSSLSPYSFDVSPSCMDAPQVTHDTIPIGAIPLLVSSSSDYQDAVSRVVMNANQVYHEFIKSDEGKGFIGQICFVGDSVGSILTYDALCRATQHSRHSSENSILEGSGQQSNDNGGNEDGKHLSAPSPRRRSSGTSDNPHHTKLDFEVGDFFTFGSPLSLVLAYRKIAASADRNSFIPRPLVNQMYNLFHPTDPVAARLEPLISARFSLIPPVNIARYQKYPLGNGQPYHLLETIQTNPQLFADGLNVPNIQLSHLRRLSDISLQSTMSGIIDNVPLQAVSALTQKWWGTKRLDYALYCPEGLANFPTNALPHLFHASYWESSDVIAFILRQLGRFDLPLLGNDEKDLSFRPGQPREKWNKKRTSVKLKNVAANHRANDVIVREGAPQILIARFMYSPIDMITLTGEKVDIHIMKDAPAGEWTYISTEVTDKNGRVIYKIPDDKALGYGLYPVKMVVRGDHTSVDFFVAVIPPRTECVVFSIDGSFAASRSVSGKDPKVWAGAVDVVRHWQELGYLIIYITARPDMQQQTVVSWLSQHNFPHGLVSFADGLSRDPLAHKAAYLNKLVKEHGMLIHQAYGSEKDISVYTAINLKPSQIFIIGKVSKKHQVLATILYDGYAAHLSMLQAHGGSRPAQGNARMVIPRGQFGLPGQNPSLRRRSSFRMTKRAISQPPLGKAPFPLERSTSVGPPASTASTNVQQSASTEKL
- the rdgB gene encoding protein retinal degeneration B isoform X7 → MLIKEYRIPLPLTVEEYRIAQLYMIAKKSREESKGAGSGVEILENEPYTDGPGGSGQYTHKLYHVGSHLPGWLKSLLPKSALITKEEAWNAYPYTKTRFTCPFVEKFYVEIETYYFPDDGHQENVFNLSGSDYRNRIVDVIDIVKDQPYGADYLKEEDPKLYVSEKSGRGPLEDTWLEDYWADVEGKQQPTPSGKSLMCAYKLCRVEFRYWGMQTKLEKFIHDVALRKVMVRAHRQAWAWQDEWIGLTMEDIREIERQTQLALQRKMGLSDSTDEELDGEGQETGATASAATNAASQKSEAAKTLAVTLGSIEKNEDAQSPPSLRKPSDIPIINTAASSEGEISPEDSPVDLNEIKTAIADDKASAKKEWRKNVSLHSPNSNKSFDIQIANWRMESIVRESESGSDDEFFDCQAEGEDMTVQTPSAANEQEDTIFSPSYLKRVVSERSSKRLQITTSASIDVSCPTSPQHSPTHQPCKITVLIIVVHGGSVLDANVDLTAKKSDITTFRGAFESVMRQHYPSMVGHVSVKFVACPSVCTEGLGILSSLSPYSFDVSPSCMDAPQVTHDTIPIGAIPLLVSSSSDYQDAVSRVVMNANQVYHEFIKSDEGKGFIGQICFVGDSVGSILTYDALCRATQHSRHSSENSILEGSGQQSNDNGGNEDGKHLSAPSPRRRSSGTSDNPHHTKLDFEVGDFFTFGSPLSLVLAYRKIAASADRNSFIPRPLVNQMYNLFHPTDPVAARLEPLISARFSLIPPVNIARYQKYPLGNGQPYHLLETIQTNPQLFADGLNVPNIQLSHLRRLSDISLQSTMSGIIDNVPLQAVSALTQKWWGTKRLDYALYCPEGLANFPTNALPHLFHASYWESSDVIAFILRQLGRFDLPLLGNDEKDLSFRPGQPREKWNKKRTSVKLKNVAANHRANDVIVREGAPQILIARFMYSPIDMITLTGEKVDIHIMKDAPAGEWTYISTEVTDKNGRVIYKIPDDKALGYGLYPVKMVVRGDHTSVDFFVAVIPPRTECVVFSIDGSFAASRSVSGKDPKVWAGAVDVVRHWQELGYLIIYITARPDMQQQTVVSWLSQHNFPHGLVSFADGLSRDPLAHKAAYLNKLVKEHGMLIHQAYGSEKDISVYTAINLKPSQIFIIGKVSKKHQVLATILYDGYAAHLSMLQAHGGSRPAQGNARMVIPRGQFGLPGQNPSLRRRSSFRMTKRAISQPPLGKAPFPLERSTSVGPPASTASTNVQQSASTEKL